The genomic DNA CTCGACATGATCGCGCAGGATACGCACAGCGAATTCGTCGCCGTCGGCATCCTCGACGATGACCCTGCCAAACGGCATCTGCGCTACAACGGAATTCGCGTGCTCGGACCGATCGCCGATATCGCCTCACACGTCGACCGCACCGGTGCCGGGGTCGTCATCATCGCCATCGCGGATCTGCCGCCTGAAGATCTTTCCCGCATCGCATCGAATCTCGAGTCCCGGCCGGTCGAGATCAAGATCATGCCGAAGCTTTCGGACTCCGCGCTGGCCCGTCCCGAGCCGGATGCCCATGACGTCGCCGACCTGCGTCATCGCAGTTTCCGCGACGTCAGCCTCGAAGACCTCATCGGGCGCAAACCGATCTCGACGAATATCGACGACATCGCCTCGGAGATCACCGGCAAGGTTGTCCTCGTCACCGGGGCAGGCGGCTCAATCGGCTCACAGCTGTGCCGTCAGGTCGCCCGGTTCGACCCGGCCCGACTCATCATGACCGACCGGGACGAGTCCGGCCTGCACGCCACCGAGCTCGGCCTCGAAGGTTCGGCCCTTCTGACCAGTGATGACCTCGTCCTCGGAGATCTGCGGGATTCGGCATTTATCGATGCTCTCGTCGCCGAGGCGAAGCCGGACATCATCTTCCACGCCGCTGCTCTCAAACATCTGACTTTCCTCGAGCGCTTCCCTGAGCAGGCAGTGCGCACGAACGTCGGTGCCAGCCTCGACCTGCTCAACGCGGCGGTGGCTCACGACGTCGATTCCTTCGTTCACATCTCCACAGACAAGGCCGCCGGGGCGACCTCGGTGCTGGGGCGGACGAAGTTCTCCATCGAGCGCGCGATCGCCTCAGTGGCTGGAGCAACCGGGCGGCGTTATATGTCTGTGCGATTCGGCAATGTGCTCGGTTCCCGAGGGTCCGTGCTCGAAACCTTTGTGGCTCAGGTGGCGGCCGGCGATCCCGTCACTGTCACCGACCCCGAGGTCACTCGGTACTTCATGACTGCCGATGAGGCATGTGAGCTCGTTCTGCAGGCGGCGGCGATCGGCAGCCCCGGAGAGACCTTGGTCCTCGACATGGGCGAACCGATCCGCATCGCTGAC from Brevibacterium sp. JSBI002 includes the following:
- a CDS encoding polysaccharide biosynthesis protein, with product MALSLIDGLVFAFLVVVMTLVRYDFHTQLVNAPGMFVCSAIAMVVFLIGGPAAIYRGRYLRGSTDQFAAIVGTVALGVGIMWVAEFALASQLLIPTSVPITAGALMVVVKSLENWLRRNMRQRSLTTSGVSRPTIVVGAGNQGMLALDMIAQDTHSEFVAVGILDDDPAKRHLRYNGIRVLGPIADIASHVDRTGAGVVIIAIADLPPEDLSRIASNLESRPVEIKIMPKLSDSALARPEPDAHDVADLRHRSFRDVSLEDLIGRKPISTNIDDIASEITGKVVLVTGAGGSIGSQLCRQVARFDPARLIMTDRDESGLHATELGLEGSALLTSDDLVLGDLRDSAFIDALVAEAKPDIIFHAAALKHLTFLERFPEQAVRTNVGASLDLLNAAVAHDVDSFVHISTDKAAGATSVLGRTKFSIERAIASVAGATGRRYMSVRFGNVLGSRGSVLETFVAQVAAGDPVTVTDPEVTRYFMTADEACELVLQAAAIGSPGETLVLDMGEPIRIADLAKRVIALSGRSDAQIVYTGLRPGEKLTEALLSPGEVDSRPNHPLITQVPIAPIDLEKLGALVAESRDPQVFTHRSVLEERLTSLLDSESVPVTDDATAAIEPAATSSKASEPGADPHDTGVGL